In Salinisphaera sp. LB1, one genomic interval encodes:
- a CDS encoding glutathione S-transferase, whose amino-acid sequence MSYKLYYWPSIPGRGEFVRLALEDAGAEYVDVGRDQGATAVAQMIHNGAHFAPPILADEYESVSHVAHILAWISRPLELAPGDERDFRRMHQMQLTVTDFVGEIHDTHHPLGPSLYYDEQKEAAARRSAVFISDRLPKFLDYFERMLTDNPDSDEWAIGRRCTTLDLSLFQVMRGLRHAFPNALSANETPALNELTRRVARRRGIAAYLDSERCIDFNQDGIFRHYPELDGPNR is encoded by the coding sequence ATGAGCTACAAGCTCTATTACTGGCCGAGCATCCCCGGTCGCGGCGAATTCGTGCGTCTGGCGCTCGAGGATGCGGGCGCGGAATATGTCGATGTGGGCCGCGACCAGGGGGCGACGGCCGTCGCACAGATGATCCACAACGGCGCGCATTTCGCGCCGCCGATTCTGGCCGACGAATACGAATCGGTCTCGCATGTGGCGCATATCCTGGCCTGGATCAGCCGCCCGCTCGAACTCGCGCCCGGCGACGAGCGCGATTTCCGGCGCATGCATCAGATGCAGCTCACGGTGACCGATTTCGTCGGCGAGATTCACGATACCCATCATCCGCTCGGCCCGAGCCTGTACTACGATGAGCAGAAAGAGGCTGCGGCGCGACGCAGTGCCGTGTTCATCAGCGACCGGCTGCCGAAGTTTCTCGATTATTTCGAGCGCATGCTGACCGACAACCCGGACAGCGACGAATGGGCCATCGGCCGGCGCTGCACAACGCTCGATCTGTCGCTGTTTCAGGTCATGCGTGGCTTACGCCATGCCTTTCCGAACGCCCTTTCGGCGAACGAAACACCGGCACTCAACGAACTCACGCGCCGGGTCGCCCGGCGGCGGGGCATCGCCGCTTATCTCGATAGCGAGCGTTGCATCGACTTCAACCAGGACGGCATATTCCGCCACTATCCCGAACTCGACGGGCCGAACCGATGA
- the dinB gene encoding DNA polymerase IV, which translates to MSTPGSNTVRKIVHVDMDAFYASVEQRDKPELRGKPVVVAQRSPRSVVTAASYEARPFGIHSAMPALRAAKLCPEAVFVPPDFARYKAVSAQIREIFFRYTPHVEPLSLDEAYLDVTDPLIPSTSATDTARAIRTAIREETGLTASAGIAPNKFLAKIASDWRKPDGQFVIKPHQIERFLVDLEVGKIPGVGRVMRAKLAEMNIATAGDLRAVGAAVLVERFGRWGQRLSELAEGIDERPVKAHREAVQISAEDTLREDLLLSELAPHIQRMADKTWANYQRKAERVACTVVLKLKTSDFQILTRSYTPVAPPRSAAELTAIACALRDRVERSPSERYRLVGVGLSGFVADHEAVRQTALF; encoded by the coding sequence ATGAGTACCCCGGGTTCAAATACCGTGCGCAAGATCGTGCATGTCGACATGGATGCGTTCTATGCGTCGGTCGAACAGCGCGACAAACCCGAGCTGCGCGGCAAGCCGGTGGTCGTCGCCCAGCGCAGCCCGCGTTCGGTGGTCACCGCCGCCAGCTACGAGGCCCGCCCGTTCGGCATTCATTCGGCGATGCCGGCGTTGCGCGCGGCCAAACTATGCCCCGAAGCGGTGTTCGTACCGCCGGATTTCGCGCGCTACAAGGCCGTTTCGGCCCAGATCCGCGAGATCTTCTTTCGCTATACGCCACATGTCGAACCACTGTCGCTGGACGAGGCCTATCTCGATGTCACCGACCCGCTGATCCCTTCGACCTCGGCTACCGATACGGCGCGCGCGATCCGGACGGCGATCCGCGAGGAAACCGGGCTCACCGCCTCGGCGGGTATCGCACCGAACAAGTTCCTGGCCAAGATCGCTTCCGACTGGCGCAAGCCCGACGGCCAGTTCGTGATCAAACCACATCAGATCGAACGCTTTCTGGTCGATCTGGAGGTCGGCAAGATTCCGGGCGTGGGCCGCGTGATGCGCGCCAAGCTTGCCGAAATGAATATCGCGACCGCGGGCGATCTGCGCGCGGTGGGCGCGGCGGTGCTCGTCGAACGCTTCGGGCGTTGGGGCCAGCGTTTATCCGAGCTGGCCGAGGGCATCGACGAGCGCCCGGTGAAAGCCCATCGCGAGGCGGTGCAGATTTCGGCCGAGGACACGCTACGCGAGGATCTTCTGCTATCGGAACTGGCGCCACATATCCAGCGTATGGCCGACAAGACCTGGGCCAATTATCAACGCAAGGCCGAACGCGTGGCCTGCACCGTCGTACTCAAACTCAAGACTTCAGACTTCCAGATCCTGACGCGCAGCTACACGCCGGTCGCCCCGCCACGTAGCGCCGCCGAACTCACGGCCATTGCCTGTGCCCTGCGCGATCGGGTCGAGCGCAGCCCGAGCGAGCGCTATCGACTGGTGGGCGTGGGCCTGTCCGGATTCGTCGCGGATCATGAAGCCGTGCGCCAGACGGCGCTGTTCTGA
- a CDS encoding GGDEF domain-containing protein, with amino-acid sequence MRNTPNRNHTVSGAPIGRSLDETIDVPGQSAHRATVLCVLLWITTAGSLLFTALNLAHHHWALAVIEVGLAVYALALLKATRGRSDPGRYALAYVIPLSVVILYGYIAVPLDESIYVWMLVVPMVSYILLGQWQGFAVTLGFFTLALVVSLFKLGATASNWDAAAVNLVVCFVSVAGLVHVYEVVRSNAEERLRTSALRDSLTGVFNRTGVNMRFDHHTRRVDGKSTPLALIVLDLDHFKRINDSHGHQAGDDVLRRVARCLDAHIGAQDTIARLGGEEFVVLLPGRGLEQARGIAERMRCAIASSHGAFDMAPIEVTATLGVAVRDRDESLDTLLERADARLYRGKLNNRNQVVATA; translated from the coding sequence GTGCGCAACACCCCGAACCGAAACCATACCGTGTCTGGGGCGCCGATCGGCCGCTCGCTCGACGAAACCATCGACGTCCCAGGCCAATCCGCGCATCGTGCGACCGTGCTCTGCGTCCTGCTGTGGATCACGACCGCGGGTTCACTGTTGTTCACGGCATTGAACCTCGCCCATCACCACTGGGCGCTGGCCGTGATCGAAGTCGGTCTGGCGGTATATGCCCTGGCATTGCTCAAGGCAACCCGCGGCCGGAGTGATCCCGGTCGCTACGCACTGGCCTATGTCATCCCGCTCAGCGTGGTGATCCTGTACGGCTATATCGCCGTACCGCTCGACGAATCGATCTACGTCTGGATGCTGGTGGTGCCGATGGTGTCGTACATCCTGCTCGGCCAGTGGCAGGGGTTCGCTGTCACCCTGGGCTTTTTCACGCTCGCCCTGGTCGTTTCGCTGTTCAAGCTCGGCGCCACCGCTTCCAACTGGGATGCGGCGGCAGTCAACCTCGTGGTCTGCTTCGTATCCGTCGCCGGCCTGGTCCATGTGTACGAAGTCGTCCGCTCGAACGCCGAAGAGCGGCTGCGCACTTCGGCGCTTCGGGATTCCCTGACGGGGGTGTTCAATCGCACCGGCGTCAACATGCGCTTCGACCACCACACGCGGCGCGTAGACGGCAAGTCCACGCCACTCGCCTTGATCGTGCTCGATCTGGATCATTTCAAGCGCATCAACGACAGCCACGGCCATCAGGCCGGCGACGATGTACTGCGCCGCGTCGCGCGCTGCCTCGATGCCCACATCGGGGCCCAGGACACCATCGCCCGCCTCGGCGGTGAGGAGTTCGTGGTCCTGCTGCCCGGTCGCGGGCTCGAACAAGCTCGAGGCATCGCCGAGCGCATGCGTTGTGCGATCGCGTCATCCCACGGCGCATTCGACATGGCACCGATCGAAGTCACGGCAACTCTCGGCGTGGCCGTGCGCGATCGTGATGAAAGCCTGGATACGCTGCTCGAACGCGCGGATGCCCGGCTGTATCGCGGCAAGCTCAATAATCGCAACCAGGTGGTCGCCACGGCGTAG
- a CDS encoding murein L,D-transpeptidase catalytic domain family protein: MLGRVLIGWAACAGLAHAGSLTAMLERLAPGANPRVLALAASAMTCAERHGQPGADRLAVIDYSLPSTRRRLWVFDLSQPQLLFKEWVAHGRATGANEAEHFSNVPDSHESSLGLFRTLHSYHGHDGYALRLKGLEPGINSNAYSRAIVIHGAQYATPAFIHRVGRLGRSLGCPAVRPAVVKPLINSLKNGQYVFAYYPKPSWIKHSRYLHCDGAPAPRLLASTP; the protein is encoded by the coding sequence ATGCTCGGCCGGGTTCTGATCGGCTGGGCGGCCTGCGCCGGCCTGGCCCACGCCGGCAGTCTGACCGCCATGCTCGAACGTCTGGCGCCGGGCGCCAATCCGCGTGTACTGGCGTTGGCGGCCTCAGCCATGACCTGTGCCGAGCGCCACGGCCAGCCTGGCGCGGATCGGTTGGCCGTGATCGATTATTCGCTGCCGTCAACCCGGCGTCGCCTGTGGGTGTTCGATTTATCGCAGCCGCAGCTGCTGTTCAAGGAATGGGTCGCGCATGGCCGGGCCACCGGCGCCAACGAGGCCGAGCATTTCTCCAACGTTCCGGACAGCCACGAGTCCAGCCTGGGGTTGTTCCGCACACTGCACAGTTACCACGGGCACGATGGCTACGCGCTGCGCCTGAAAGGTCTGGAACCCGGCATCAACAGTAACGCCTACAGCCGCGCGATCGTCATTCACGGCGCGCAATACGCCACGCCTGCCTTCATCCATCGCGTCGGACGGCTGGGGCGCAGTCTGGGCTGCCCGGCCGTTCGGCCGGCCGTGGTCAAGCCGCTGATCAACAGTCTCAAGAATGGGCAGTATGTGTTTGCGTATTACCCCAAGCCGTCGTGGATCAAGCATTCGCGATACCTGCACTGCGACGGCGCTCCGGCGCCAAGGCTGCTTGCCAGCACGCCCTGA
- a CDS encoding sensor histidine kinase: protein MTDQAIEYRLRQQSLISEFGLYALNNRDFAALANEASRLAAEGVHSRLAKVLIYQPAENHFLVYAGVGWHEGVVGHATIGGGLDSPAGYALHTGRPVIANHLRGEQRFRTPRVLADHGVDTAINVIIQGNGEPFGVLEADTSARNRVFDEDDAAFLQSLANVLASAHERAQTEQALERAVHDKDVLLREKETLLDELNHRVKNNLQVVSNLLSIETARLDDSVAQQRFRAVRNRVTTLGRLHQHLYQSGQAHDVEFGKYLQELCDNLNQFYKNEHSDVCIEADIESAHAHLDRAIPLALIVNELIANSAKHAFPQGQSGTVRVKLRRERDYLTITVADNGRGMPPKATAQGNGHELIALLGERIDAELRTYTNDGTTVTVRVPEQALRAVDEGDG, encoded by the coding sequence ATGACAGACCAAGCCATTGAATACCGCCTGCGACAGCAATCCCTGATCTCCGAGTTTGGCTTGTATGCGCTGAATAACCGCGACTTCGCGGCCCTGGCGAACGAGGCCTCGCGGCTGGCCGCGGAAGGCGTGCATTCGCGCCTGGCGAAGGTTCTGATCTATCAGCCGGCCGAGAACCATTTTCTCGTGTATGCCGGCGTGGGCTGGCATGAAGGGGTGGTCGGCCACGCCACGATCGGCGGCGGGCTCGACTCGCCCGCGGGGTACGCCCTGCATACGGGCCGGCCGGTCATCGCCAACCATCTGCGGGGCGAGCAACGCTTTCGTACGCCCCGGGTGCTGGCCGATCACGGGGTCGACACGGCGATCAACGTCATCATCCAGGGGAATGGCGAGCCGTTCGGCGTGCTCGAGGCCGACACGTCGGCGCGCAACCGTGTGTTCGACGAGGACGACGCGGCGTTCCTGCAATCGCTTGCCAACGTTCTGGCTTCGGCCCACGAGCGCGCACAGACCGAGCAGGCGCTCGAGCGCGCCGTGCACGACAAGGATGTGTTGCTGCGCGAAAAGGAAACGCTGCTCGACGAGCTCAATCATCGAGTCAAGAACAATCTGCAGGTCGTAAGCAATCTGTTGTCGATCGAAACCGCCCGCCTCGACGACTCGGTTGCCCAGCAGCGTTTTCGCGCGGTGCGTAACCGTGTGACGACGCTCGGTCGCCTGCATCAGCATCTGTACCAGTCCGGCCAGGCGCATGACGTCGAATTCGGCAAGTACCTCCAGGAACTGTGCGACAACCTCAACCAGTTCTATAAGAACGAGCATTCGGATGTCTGCATCGAGGCCGATATCGAATCCGCCCATGCCCACCTCGACCGCGCTATCCCGCTCGCCCTGATCGTCAATGAGCTGATTGCCAACAGCGCCAAGCATGCCTTTCCGCAAGGGCAGTCGGGAACCGTGCGGGTCAAGCTCCGGCGCGAAAGGGACTATCTCACCATCACCGTGGCCGACAACGGCCGGGGCATGCCACCGAAGGCGACCGCGCAGGGCAACGGGCATGAATTGATCGCCCTGCTCGGCGAGCGCATCGATGCTGAATTGCGGACCTACACCAACGATGGCACGACCGTCACGGTCCGGGTTCCCGAGCAGGCCTTGCGAGCCGTGGACGAAGGCGACGGCTGA
- a CDS encoding Lrp/AsnC family transcriptional regulator — translation MDDLDRRILGLLIEDGRLSFAEIGRRLAISRAHARDRTASLQARGVIEQFTAVVNPEKVGVGISAFLDAKVAPTLVETLCAELATLSEVVSLYLMSDMRSLHIHTLTHTEADLDAFVREHFFAREGVLSIDCTMLLRRIKNRRGGPRI, via the coding sequence ATGGACGATCTGGACCGACGCATTCTCGGCCTGTTGATCGAGGACGGCCGTCTTTCCTTTGCCGAGATCGGCCGGCGACTGGCGATCTCGCGTGCGCACGCGCGCGATCGCACCGCCAGCCTTCAGGCGCGCGGCGTGATCGAGCAGTTCACAGCGGTGGTGAATCCGGAAAAGGTCGGGGTGGGAATCTCGGCATTCCTGGACGCGAAAGTAGCGCCCACGCTGGTCGAGACGTTATGCGCCGAGTTGGCGACGCTTTCGGAGGTAGTCAGTCTGTACTTGATGAGCGACATGCGCAGCCTGCACATTCACACGCTCACCCACACCGAAGCGGATCTCGACGCCTTCGTGCGCGAGCACTTCTTCGCCCGTGAGGGGGTGCTGTCGATCGACTGCACGATGCTGCTACGGCGCATCAAGAACCGGCGCGGCGGACCGCGTATCTAG
- a CDS encoding TRAP transporter substrate-binding protein — protein sequence MTIKRRDFLKTGAGALAGAASAPMIASAAEKKTFHWRMTSAYGPGAPFYSTGSGSATDFCKRVEAASNGRLKIDFYAAKSLVPAFGGFDAVRSGTVHMNWGNSYFWSGKVFAAQYFAAVPFGMGTLGVNAWLYNGGGIELWDEIYSDFGLKALPCGNTGMQMTGWFKKPIENVDSFKGLRMRIPGLAAKVYEQLGVSVKLLPGSSIFPALNRGVIDAAEFVGPYLDRQLGLQNAAQYYYTPGWHEPGTVTELLIGKQAWESLPPDLQAVVENCAAACNEISFAWCNANNPDALRDLVDKDGVKVKHLPDGVLEQLRTASNDILSDYVKKDPQVAKVNKSYFDFKKKADAWFDISEKMVLDKNL from the coding sequence ATGACCATCAAGCGGCGTGATTTTCTGAAGACTGGAGCTGGTGCGCTGGCCGGGGCGGCATCCGCCCCGATGATCGCCAGTGCGGCCGAAAAAAAGACATTCCACTGGCGGATGACCAGCGCGTACGGTCCGGGGGCGCCCTTCTACAGCACCGGCTCGGGCAGTGCGACAGACTTTTGCAAACGCGTGGAAGCCGCATCCAACGGGCGTCTCAAAATCGATTTCTATGCCGCCAAGTCGCTGGTGCCGGCTTTCGGCGGATTCGACGCCGTGCGTTCCGGCACTGTGCACATGAACTGGGGCAATTCGTATTTCTGGTCCGGAAAAGTATTTGCGGCCCAGTATTTTGCGGCCGTGCCGTTCGGCATGGGCACGCTCGGCGTCAATGCCTGGCTGTATAACGGCGGCGGCATCGAGCTCTGGGACGAGATCTATTCGGACTTCGGGCTGAAGGCATTACCGTGCGGTAATACCGGCATGCAGATGACCGGCTGGTTCAAGAAGCCGATCGAGAACGTGGACAGCTTCAAGGGCCTGCGGATGCGTATACCCGGACTGGCCGCCAAGGTCTACGAGCAGCTGGGCGTCAGCGTCAAGCTGCTGCCCGGTAGTTCCATCTTCCCGGCTCTCAATCGTGGCGTGATCGATGCCGCGGAATTCGTTGGCCCTTATCTCGACCGACAGCTCGGACTGCAGAACGCGGCCCAATACTACTACACCCCGGGCTGGCACGAGCCGGGCACCGTGACCGAGCTGCTTATCGGCAAGCAGGCCTGGGAAAGTCTGCCGCCCGATCTGCAGGCCGTGGTCGAAAACTGTGCGGCGGCCTGCAATGAGATCAGCTTCGCCTGGTGCAACGCCAACAATCCGGATGCGCTGCGCGATCTCGTCGACAAGGACGGCGTGAAGGTCAAGCATCTGCCGGACGGTGTGCTCGAACAGCTGCGCACGGCCAGCAACGACATCCTCAGCGACTACGTCAAGAAGGATCCGCAGGTCGCGAAGGTCAACAAGTCGTACTTCGACTTCAAGAAGAAAGCCGACGCCTGGTTCGATATCAGCGAAAAGATGGTGCTCGACAAGAATCTGTGA
- a CDS encoding TRAP transporter small permease subunit, producing the protein MHMSIQFFSQSLGRLADGIDGGIHWMGRICAWLTLVLVLLVASDVLARYIWHVGSVAEQQLEWHLLAVVAMLSAPFTLQQDEHVRVDIFYQSFSEPTRRRINILVCFLIIIPTSVFIAYVSMRFVTMAYQMGEGSATPGGLPDRFLLKAFVPLGFVLIALEGMALGIRALIPRQQAMHGR; encoded by the coding sequence ATGCATATGTCGATCCAATTCTTTTCGCAATCGCTGGGCCGCCTGGCCGACGGGATCGACGGAGGCATCCACTGGATGGGGCGCATCTGTGCCTGGCTTACGCTGGTGTTGGTGCTGCTGGTGGCCAGCGATGTGCTGGCCCGTTATATCTGGCACGTCGGTTCAGTTGCCGAGCAGCAGCTCGAATGGCATCTGCTCGCGGTGGTCGCCATGCTCAGCGCACCGTTCACCTTGCAGCAGGATGAGCACGTCCGGGTCGACATCTTCTACCAGAGCTTTTCCGAGCCGACCCGCCGCCGGATCAATATCCTGGTGTGTTTCCTGATCATCATACCGACCTCGGTGTTCATCGCTTATGTCTCAATGAGATTCGTCACCATGGCTTATCAAATGGGCGAGGGCTCGGCCACGCCCGGCGGGTTGCCCGACCGTTTTCTGCTCAAGGCATTCGTCCCGCTGGGTTTTGTGCTGATCGCGCTGGAAGGCATGGCGCTCGGGATTCGTGCGCTCATACCACGGCAGCAGGCCATGCATGGGCGTTGA
- a CDS encoding TRAP transporter large permease subunit yields MGVEYLALVMVGALFALLLVGIPVPFALTAAGLVFGVAGAGESLFNLLPLRIYGVVTNYTLLAIPLFVFMGVMLEKSRLAERMLEVIGHLSGSRPGGMALAIIVFGVVMGASTGIVAATVVTVGLISLPTLLARGYDKGITCGTICASGTLGQIIPPSLVLIILSDISGVSVGTLFAGALIPSLMLAGLYLVYLTVVAIWQPQRMPPIDADERAGMSAGRLAIDLVKVVLPPVALIILVLGSIIGGVAAPTEAASMGALGSIVLVLCSGRLSYQVMRETVLSTFKITGMTLFVLIAAQVFSLAFRGLGGDVLVDQLFALLPGGVWGGIAFMGVLIFVLGFFLDWIEISYIVLPLFLPYFTQSGVNLAWLCILVAMILQTSFLTPPFGWSLFYLRGVAPPEITTRDIYRGVMPFIGIQVVAVIALCVFPAIAIWLPHAIGW; encoded by the coding sequence ATGGGCGTTGAATATCTGGCCCTGGTCATGGTCGGTGCGCTGTTCGCGCTGCTGCTGGTCGGCATCCCCGTGCCTTTTGCGCTGACCGCGGCAGGCCTTGTGTTCGGTGTCGCGGGCGCAGGGGAGTCGCTGTTCAATCTGCTGCCCCTGCGCATCTACGGCGTGGTCACCAATTACACGCTGCTAGCGATTCCGCTGTTCGTGTTCATGGGCGTGATGCTGGAAAAGTCACGGCTCGCCGAACGCATGCTCGAAGTCATCGGTCATCTGTCGGGCAGCCGGCCGGGGGGCATGGCGCTGGCCATCATCGTGTTCGGTGTCGTGATGGGGGCCTCAACCGGCATCGTGGCCGCCACGGTGGTCACCGTCGGTTTGATCAGCCTGCCCACGCTGCTCGCGCGCGGCTACGACAAGGGCATCACCTGCGGCACGATTTGCGCGTCGGGCACGCTCGGCCAGATCATCCCGCCGAGCCTGGTGCTGATCATCCTGTCCGACATCTCCGGTGTCTCGGTGGGTACGCTGTTCGCGGGCGCGTTGATCCCGAGCCTGATGCTCGCGGGGCTGTATCTGGTGTACCTCACCGTTGTGGCGATATGGCAACCGCAGCGCATGCCGCCGATCGATGCCGACGAGCGGGCCGGGATGAGTGCCGGCCGTCTGGCGATCGATCTCGTCAAGGTGGTATTGCCGCCAGTGGCGCTGATTATCCTGGTGCTCGGGTCGATCATCGGGGGCGTGGCCGCGCCGACCGAGGCGGCCTCGATGGGGGCGCTCGGCTCCATCGTGCTCGTGCTGTGCTCAGGCCGGCTGAGCTACCAGGTCATGCGCGAGACCGTGTTGTCGACGTTCAAGATCACCGGTATGACGCTGTTCGTGCTGATCGCGGCCCAGGTGTTCAGCCTGGCCTTCCGCGGGTTGGGCGGCGATGTGTTGGTCGATCAGCTGTTCGCGTTGCTGCCTGGCGGCGTATGGGGCGGCATTGCGTTCATGGGTGTCCTGATTTTCGTGCTGGGCTTCTTTCTCGATTGGATCGAGATCTCTTACATCGTGTTGCCCTTGTTCCTGCCGTATTTCACCCAGTCCGGGGTGAATCTGGCCTGGCTGTGCATTCTCGTTGCCATGATCCTGCAAACTTCTTTTCTTACGCCGCCGTTCGGCTGGTCGCTGTTTTATCTGCGTGGTGTGGCGCCGCCGGAAATCACCACGCGGGATATCTATCGGGGCGTGATGCCCTTTATCGGCATTCAGGTCGTGGCCGTGATCGCGCTGTGCGTGTTTCCGGCGATCGCGATCTGGCTGCCGCACGCCATTGGTTGGTAG
- a CDS encoding sulfite exporter TauE/SafE family protein, with product MIHAMDIHGLLWLAALAGALLATGLVAGLMAGLLGVGGGIVIVPVLYNLFAWLGIDSGVRMHVAVATSLATIIPTSIVSARAHYQRGSLDPGLLRSLAPGVVAGVLAGTALAGWVSGAVLTGVFAVVALIVAVNMALRVSSAALAEGLPGKPARLALGAVIGGFSSLMGIGGGTLSVPLLSLFDVPMRRAVGTAAAIGLIISVPGALGMVISGLGAPHLPPGSLGYVNLIGFALIVPVTVLMAPVGARLAHSVNPLRLRQVFALFLLLTSLRMFVDLFGG from the coding sequence ATGATTCACGCAATGGACATCCATGGCCTGCTCTGGCTGGCCGCATTGGCCGGTGCGCTGCTCGCGACCGGCCTGGTGGCTGGCCTGATGGCCGGGCTGCTCGGTGTCGGCGGCGGTATCGTTATCGTGCCGGTGCTCTACAACCTGTTCGCATGGCTCGGCATCGATAGCGGCGTCCGCATGCACGTGGCTGTGGCCACCTCGCTGGCGACCATCATTCCCACCTCGATCGTGTCGGCGCGCGCGCATTATCAGCGCGGCAGCCTCGACCCCGGTCTGCTCCGCTCGCTGGCGCCCGGCGTGGTGGCCGGCGTACTCGCGGGCACCGCTCTGGCGGGGTGGGTCAGCGGCGCGGTGCTCACCGGCGTGTTCGCCGTGGTGGCGTTAATCGTGGCTGTGAACATGGCGTTGCGCGTCTCCAGCGCCGCGTTGGCCGAGGGCTTGCCCGGCAAGCCGGCGCGGTTGGCGCTCGGCGCCGTGATCGGTGGGTTTTCCAGCCTGATGGGTATCGGCGGCGGAACCTTGAGTGTGCCGCTGCTGAGTTTGTTCGATGTCCCCATGCGCCGGGCGGTGGGGACCGCCGCCGCCATCGGGTTGATCATCAGCGTGCCGGGCGCGCTGGGCATGGTCATCAGCGGGCTCGGTGCGCCCCACCTGCCGCCGGGCAGCCTGGGCTACGTCAATCTGATCGGCTTTGCGCTGATCGTGCCCGTCACGGTGCTCATGGCCCCGGTCGGCGCGCGGTTGGCGCATAGTGTGAACCCATTGCGACTGCGTCAGGTGTTTGCGCTATTCCTCCTGCTCACATCGTTGCG